A single window of Luteipulveratus halotolerans DNA harbors:
- a CDS encoding helix-turn-helix transcriptional regulator gives MTTELGEFLRIRRAAINPEDVGVVSYGTRRVPGLRREELAQLAGVSPTYYTRLEQSASHNASDGVIDALARALALNPQEHEHLRRLAHPEPGRTPRRPKRTQARPETVAMIMSMSNPAVILDHCNDVLAWNPLGHKLIGYQTCFEHPKQQRNRPNLLKMFFLDPDGHDLYVDAGQVAKDMVAFLRFSSGNNPDDPNLTALVGELCQKSDEFARLWAKHLVQDCGYGVKRFQHPLVGRLDVAYEVLSLSDSTHRIGIYHAEPGTPAADGLELLARS, from the coding sequence ATGACGACCGAGCTGGGTGAGTTCCTGCGGATCCGACGAGCCGCGATCAACCCCGAGGACGTCGGCGTGGTGTCGTACGGCACCCGGCGCGTCCCAGGACTGCGGCGCGAAGAGCTCGCCCAGCTCGCCGGCGTGAGCCCGACCTACTACACGCGGCTGGAGCAGTCGGCCTCCCACAACGCGTCCGACGGCGTGATCGACGCGCTCGCCCGGGCGCTCGCGCTGAACCCCCAGGAGCACGAGCACCTGCGGCGGCTCGCCCACCCCGAGCCCGGTCGTACGCCGCGACGACCGAAGCGCACACAGGCCCGGCCGGAGACTGTCGCGATGATCATGTCGATGTCCAACCCGGCCGTCATCCTCGACCACTGCAACGACGTGCTCGCGTGGAATCCGTTGGGGCACAAGCTGATCGGCTATCAGACGTGCTTCGAGCACCCCAAGCAGCAGCGCAACCGTCCCAACCTGCTCAAGATGTTCTTCCTCGACCCCGACGGTCACGACCTGTACGTCGACGCGGGCCAGGTGGCCAAGGACATGGTCGCGTTCCTGCGGTTCTCCTCGGGCAACAACCCGGACGACCCCAACCTCACCGCGCTGGTCGGCGAGCTGTGTCAGAAGAGCGACGAGTTCGCCCGGCTGTGGGCCAAGCACCTCGTGCAGGACTGCGGCTACGGCGTGAAGCGGTTCCAGCACCCGCTCGTCGGGCGGCTCGATGTGGCGTACGAGGTGCTCAGCCTGTCCGACAGCACCCACCGCATCGGGATCTATCACGCCGAGCCCGGTACGCCGGCCGCCGACGGTCTGGAGCTGCTGGCCCGCAGCTGA
- a CDS encoding UBP-type zinc finger domain-containing protein, whose protein sequence is MSDTDIDPSVPPSGTGCVECLDRPDGWWVHLRRCAACGHIGCCDTSPGQHASAHAEQTGHPVIRSFEPGEEWFFDYRTSRVRTRGPALAEPISHPAEQGVPGPADRVPDDWQSHLH, encoded by the coding sequence ATGAGCGACACCGACATCGACCCGAGCGTCCCGCCGAGCGGCACCGGCTGCGTCGAGTGCCTCGACCGACCGGACGGCTGGTGGGTGCACCTGCGTCGGTGCGCCGCGTGCGGTCACATCGGCTGCTGCGACACCTCGCCCGGGCAGCACGCGTCAGCGCACGCCGAGCAGACCGGCCACCCGGTGATCCGCAGCTTCGAACCCGGTGAGGAGTGGTTCTTCGACTACCGCACCAGCAGGGTGCGTACGAGAGGGCCGGCGCTCGCCGAACCGATCAGCCACCCCGCCGAGCAGGGTGTCCCCGGGCCGGCCGACCGTGTACCCGACGACTGGCAGTCGCACCTGCACTGA
- a CDS encoding IS110 family RNA-guided transposase — protein MTSSSSNEVSGHPGAVQFVAVDEVGKQIGQLTVAATSAGHAKALRWARTQLGEELTWAVEDCRHLSARLERDLLSAGQQVVRVPPKMMAEQRRIARTRGKSDPIDALAVARAYLREPDLPVASHDEVSREVKLLVDRRDALVATRTRTINSLLWRVHELDPRRAPKPRSLDLAKHQQLLRAWLGTLSGVVAEMALDELDDAISLTARIKTFERRIRQLARQHAPSLVAMPGCGELSAAKLLGESAGISRFHSEAAFARHGGLAPIPVWSGSTAGRVRMTRSGNRQINCAIHRIAITQQRMPGSLGRAYYDKKIAEGKTKTEALGCLKRRLVRVIFNHLTTDQTNRQTATLPTAA, from the coding sequence ATGACTTCATCCTCCAGTAATGAAGTCTCCGGACATCCCGGGGCGGTTCAGTTCGTCGCGGTCGACGAGGTCGGCAAGCAGATCGGACAGCTTACGGTCGCGGCCACGAGCGCGGGCCATGCCAAGGCGTTGAGGTGGGCCCGCACCCAGTTGGGTGAGGAGCTGACGTGGGCGGTCGAGGACTGCCGGCACCTGTCGGCCCGGTTGGAGCGGGACCTGCTGTCCGCGGGGCAGCAGGTGGTGCGGGTGCCGCCGAAGATGATGGCCGAGCAGCGTCGGATCGCGCGTACGCGGGGTAAGTCGGACCCGATCGATGCGTTGGCGGTCGCACGGGCCTACCTGCGTGAGCCTGACCTGCCGGTGGCGTCCCACGATGAGGTGTCGCGGGAGGTCAAGCTGCTCGTCGACCGACGAGATGCGTTGGTAGCGACCAGGACTCGCACGATCAACTCGTTGTTGTGGCGGGTGCACGAGCTGGACCCGCGGCGGGCGCCCAAGCCGCGGTCGCTGGACCTGGCCAAGCATCAGCAGCTGCTGCGTGCCTGGCTGGGCACCCTCAGCGGTGTGGTCGCCGAGATGGCCTTGGACGAGCTCGATGACGCCATCAGCCTCACCGCGCGGATCAAGACGTTCGAGAGGCGAATCAGGCAGCTGGCGCGTCAGCACGCGCCGAGTCTGGTGGCGATGCCCGGCTGTGGCGAGCTGTCCGCGGCCAAGCTGTTGGGTGAGTCCGCCGGGATCAGCCGTTTCCACTCAGAAGCCGCGTTCGCACGGCACGGTGGACTCGCGCCGATCCCGGTGTGGTCGGGCAGCACCGCCGGCCGGGTACGGATGACCCGCAGCGGGAACCGGCAGATCAACTGCGCGATCCACCGCATCGCAATCACCCAGCAGCGCATGCCCGGCTCCCTGGGGCGGGCGTACTACGACAAGAAGATCGCAGAGGGCAAGACCAAGACCGAAGCGCTGGGCTGTCTCAAGCGGCGCCTCGTACGCGTGATCTTCAACCACCTCACAACCGACCAGACCAACCGTCAAACCGCGACCCTACCGACCGCGGCTTGA
- a CDS encoding IS3 family transposase (programmed frameshift): MARPSKYPRELRERAVRMVTESVAAGEYTSEFEAIRTIAARLGIGSPETLRKWVRQAQVDGGTRPGRTTQELEEIRALKKENAELRRANEILKSASGFLRGGARPPTQVLTEFIDTHREEFGVEPICRVLCEHGVKIAPSTYYEARDRAPSARTLRDAQVGELIRSARQQRFVTRFGARKMWLHLRRQGHDVARCTVERVMAANGWQGALRGKQVRTTIADPRDARAADLVQRDFTASAPNRLWVADFTYVATWSGTVYVAFVIDVYSRMIVGWRAATSMSTQLVLDTLEHAIWSRRQHGVDDLTGLVHHTDAGSQYTSFAFTTRLIDAGVDPSVGSVGDAYDNAMAESQIGAYKTELIRPDGPWRDVEHVELDTLQWVHWFNHDRPHESIDDLTPIEVESAHYAARNRLIPSG, encoded by the exons ATGGCACGTCCCTCGAAGTACCCGCGTGAGCTGCGGGAGCGTGCGGTCCGGATGGTGACGGAGTCAGTCGCCGCCGGCGAGTACACCAGCGAGTTCGAAGCGATCCGCACGATCGCGGCTCGACTGGGCATCGGGTCTCCCGAGACCCTGCGTAAGTGGGTTCGCCAGGCCCAGGTCGATGGCGGGACCCGACCGGGTCGCACGACCCAGGAGCTGGAGGAGATCCGGGCGTTGAAGAAGGAGAACGCCGAGCTGCGCCGGGCGAACGAGATCTTGAAGTCAGCGTCGG GCTTTCTTCGCGGCGGAGCTCGACCGCCCACCCAGGTACTGACCGAGTTCATCGACACTCATCGTGAGGAGTTCGGGGTCGAGCCGATCTGTCGAGTGCTGTGCGAGCACGGCGTCAAGATCGCCCCGTCGACGTACTACGAGGCCCGCGATCGGGCGCCCTCAGCGCGGACGCTGCGCGATGCGCAGGTCGGCGAGCTGATCCGGTCCGCGCGTCAGCAGCGGTTCGTGACCCGGTTCGGTGCGCGCAAGATGTGGTTGCACCTGCGCAGGCAGGGCCATGACGTGGCCCGGTGCACCGTGGAGCGAGTGATGGCCGCGAACGGCTGGCAGGGCGCACTGCGGGGCAAGCAGGTGCGGACCACCATCGCTGACCCGCGCGATGCCCGAGCGGCGGATCTGGTCCAGCGAGACTTCACCGCCTCGGCCCCGAACCGGCTGTGGGTCGCTGACTTCACCTATGTCGCGACCTGGTCCGGGACCGTCTACGTCGCGTTCGTCATCGACGTCTACTCCCGGATGATCGTCGGCTGGCGCGCGGCCACCAGCATGAGCACCCAGCTGGTGCTGGACACCCTCGAGCACGCGATCTGGTCACGCCGCCAGCACGGCGTGGACGACCTGACCGGGCTGGTGCACCACACCGACGCCGGCAGCCAGTACACCTCTTTCGCCTTCACTACCAGGCTGATTGACGCCGGCGTGGACCCATCAGTGGGTTCGGTGGGCGACGCCTACGACAACGCGATGGCTGAGTCCCAGATCGGCGCGTACAAGACCGAGCTGATCCGTCCCGACGGGCCGTGGCGCGATGTCGAGCACGTCGAGCTCGACACCCTGCAGTGGGTCCACTGGTTCAACCACGACCGACCCCACGAGTCCATCGACGACCTGACACCCATCGAGGTCGAATCAGCCCACTACGCTGCACGAAACCGTCTCATCCCGTCCGGGTAG
- a CDS encoding DHA2 family efflux MFS transporter permease subunit produces the protein MTILTHAAGPERMGRLMAILGVPMLLGPILGPIIGGVLIDHASWHWIFLINLPLGIAAIAYAAWALPGDETHPSESFDFLGMLLMSPGLALFLYGVSSIPEEGTIAAAKVLIPMIVGAVLIVAFVFHTFRPEHPLLDLRLFKNKNLTVSIITMFLFVAAFFGGLLLVPTYLQQIRGESVTNSGLLMAAQGIGAMVTMPLAGALADKMPIGRFVPIGLVLITGGMFGLSRIDESTSYWGYIIPVLFVMGLGMGATMMPIMTSALKTLRGKEIARGSTLINIVQQVGSSVGVAIMSVLLTNHFNNSNAVQAGQKLGEAQQVGTPQAMQQAQQDPVVIEALKAAGGSVQKLTQMAMHEGAEAFASTFVVASILVALTFIPAFFLPRKPLETPPAPEGEGGEEVPVLMH, from the coding sequence ATGACGATCCTGACCCACGCGGCCGGCCCGGAGCGGATGGGTCGTCTGATGGCGATCCTCGGCGTGCCGATGCTGCTCGGCCCGATCCTCGGCCCGATCATCGGCGGCGTCCTGATCGACCACGCCAGCTGGCACTGGATCTTCCTGATCAACCTGCCGCTCGGCATCGCCGCCATCGCGTACGCCGCCTGGGCGCTGCCGGGTGACGAGACGCACCCGTCGGAGTCGTTCGACTTCCTCGGCATGCTGCTGATGTCGCCGGGTCTGGCACTGTTCCTGTACGGCGTCTCCTCGATCCCCGAGGAGGGCACGATCGCCGCGGCGAAGGTGCTCATCCCGATGATCGTCGGTGCGGTGCTGATCGTGGCGTTCGTGTTCCACACCTTCCGCCCCGAGCACCCGCTGCTCGACCTGCGGCTGTTCAAGAACAAGAACCTCACGGTCTCGATCATCACGATGTTCCTGTTCGTGGCGGCGTTCTTCGGTGGTCTGCTGCTGGTGCCGACCTACCTGCAGCAGATCCGTGGCGAGTCGGTCACCAACTCCGGCCTGCTCATGGCGGCACAGGGCATCGGCGCGATGGTCACGATGCCGCTCGCCGGTGCGCTGGCCGACAAGATGCCGATCGGCCGTTTCGTCCCGATCGGTCTGGTCCTCATCACCGGTGGCATGTTCGGTCTCTCGCGCATCGACGAGTCGACCTCGTACTGGGGCTACATCATCCCGGTGCTGTTCGTGATGGGTCTCGGCATGGGCGCCACGATGATGCCGATCATGACGTCGGCCCTGAAGACGCTGCGCGGCAAGGAGATCGCGCGCGGCTCCACGCTGATCAACATCGTCCAGCAGGTCGGTTCGTCGGTCGGTGTCGCGATCATGTCGGTGCTGCTGACCAACCACTTCAACAACTCCAACGCGGTCCAGGCAGGCCAGAAGCTCGGCGAGGCGCAGCAGGTCGGCACCCCGCAGGCGATGCAGCAGGCTCAGCAGGACCCGGTCGTGATCGAGGCTCTCAAGGCCGCCGGCGGCAGTGTCCAGAAGCTCACCCAGATGGCGATGCACGAGGGCGCCGAGGCGTTCGCGAGCACGTTCGTCGTGGCCTCGATCCTCGTGGCGCTGACGTTCATCCCGGCGTTCTTCCTGCCCCGCAAGCCGCTCGAGACGCCCCCGGCGCCCGAGGGCGAGGGCGGCGAAGAGGTGCCGGTGCTGATGCACTGA